A stretch of the Oceanicola sp. D3 genome encodes the following:
- a CDS encoding SDR family oxidoreductase, producing MASRFEGKVAAITGGASGIGLATAEALLGEGATVVLVDRDEAALARLTEQHGARCLAQVTDLLDAESCNAMVPEILAKIGQIDILHCNAGSYIGGDLADTDPATIDRMLSLNINAVMKNVHAVIPHMSERGTGDIMVTCSVAGHAAIPWEPVYSGSKWAMTSFVQIMRRQLMGKGIRVAQVSPGPVHSALLADWPEENLRKAKENGALLEPGEVADAVVFALSRPRNVTIRDMVVLPSSFDI from the coding sequence ATGGCATCACGTTTCGAAGGCAAGGTTGCAGCCATCACCGGCGGCGCTTCGGGGATTGGGCTGGCCACCGCAGAGGCGCTGCTGGGGGAGGGCGCCACCGTGGTGCTGGTGGACCGCGACGAGGCCGCTCTGGCGCGGCTGACCGAGCAGCACGGGGCCCGCTGCCTCGCGCAGGTCACCGACCTGCTTGATGCCGAAAGCTGCAACGCGATGGTGCCCGAGATCCTCGCCAAGATCGGGCAGATCGACATCTTGCATTGCAACGCGGGCAGCTACATCGGCGGCGATCTGGCAGACACCGATCCAGCCACCATCGACCGCATGCTCAGCCTCAACATCAACGCGGTGATGAAAAACGTCCACGCCGTCATCCCCCATATGAGCGAGCGCGGCACCGGCGATATCATGGTCACATGCTCCGTTGCCGGGCACGCCGCGATCCCGTGGGAGCCGGTCTACTCCGGCTCGAAATGGGCTATGACGAGCTTTGTGCAAATCATGCGTCGGCAACTCATGGGCAAGGGCATCCGGGTGGCGCAGGTGTCGCCCGGGCCGGTGCACTCGGCGCTGCTGGCCGACTGGCCCGAGGAGAACCTGCGCAAAGCCAAGGAAAACGGCGCGCTGCTGGAGCCGGGTGAGGTGGCCGATGCGGTGGTGTTTGCCCTTTCGCGCCCGCGCAACGTGACCATCCGCGATATGGTCGTGCTGCCCTCCAGCTTCGACATTTAG
- a CDS encoding SDR family oxidoreductase → MSDDFKGRTAIITGAGKGIGRATAQLLAARGAQVVAIARTAADLESLAAETGARAIAADLADTAAARAAMDEAGPADFLVNCAGTNVLESVLEMTEAGYETVLGINLRAALVCAQAFAHARVAAGGGGAIVNVTSIAGHRGFAEHMCYAASKAGLEGASRVMAKELGPYGIRVNCVAPTITMTELAAEAWSDPAKSEPMMVRHPVGRFAEVEHVARAIATLLGPDSEMVTGTVLPVDGGFLAV, encoded by the coding sequence ATGAGCGACGATTTCAAAGGCCGGACGGCCATCATCACCGGCGCGGGCAAGGGCATCGGTCGCGCCACGGCGCAGCTTCTGGCCGCGCGCGGGGCGCAGGTGGTGGCCATCGCCCGCACCGCCGCCGATCTCGAGAGCCTTGCCGCCGAAACCGGCGCGCGGGCCATCGCCGCCGACCTCGCCGATACCGCTGCGGCGCGGGCGGCGATGGACGAGGCCGGGCCAGCCGATTTTCTGGTCAACTGCGCGGGCACCAATGTGCTGGAAAGCGTGCTGGAGATGACCGAAGCAGGCTATGAGACGGTGCTCGGCATCAACCTGCGCGCCGCCCTCGTCTGCGCTCAGGCCTTCGCCCATGCCCGTGTCGCGGCGGGCGGCGGCGGGGCCATCGTCAACGTCACCTCCATTGCCGGGCACCGGGGCTTTGCCGAGCACATGTGCTACGCCGCCTCCAAGGCCGGGCTGGAGGGCGCGAGCCGGGTCATGGCCAAAGAACTCGGCCCCTACGGCATCCGCGTCAACTGCGTCGCCCCGACCATCACCATGACAGAACTGGCCGCCGAGGCCTGGAGCGATCCGGCAAAATCCGAGCCGATGATGGTGCGCCATCCTGTCGGGCGGTTTGCCGAGGTCGAGCATGTGGCCCGGGCCATCGCCACGCTGCTGGGGCCCGATAGCGAAATGGTAACGGGCACGGTGTTGCCCGTTGACGGCGGCTTTCTGGCCGTCTGA
- a CDS encoding sugar-binding transcriptional regulator, whose translation MPRDPQDDSDAFICEVCWHYFINEMTQAEVARMMGVTRLRVNQAIQKARAQGTVRIEIDSPFLPCIELQERLRSALGLTKALVAPANREAYDYHTPVGAALSSYLTEELRDGGWKRLGVSWGLTLESAVRRLPRLSNPALEVVSMLGGTSRGASFNAFSIASGLAEKLGAQYSLLTAPVYLSEGVDRAAFLAQELFAAHFAKFENLDAAVLTASDVSDKSFLVANGLPSEVTAADLRAAGSIGDVLGRFLGTDGKPIDHPIDRRAIGVSMETVAQVPLKIMAAAGPHKAPIIRAATRAGLVDTLVTDDVTAELLLAAEEEGA comes from the coding sequence ATGCCGCGCGATCCGCAGGACGACAGCGATGCCTTCATTTGCGAGGTATGCTGGCACTATTTCATCAACGAAATGACCCAGGCCGAAGTGGCCCGCATGATGGGAGTCACGCGGCTACGGGTGAATCAGGCGATTCAGAAGGCGCGGGCACAAGGGACGGTGCGCATCGAGATCGACTCGCCCTTCTTGCCCTGTATCGAGTTGCAGGAGCGGCTGCGCAGCGCGCTCGGGTTGACAAAGGCGCTTGTCGCCCCGGCCAACCGCGAGGCCTATGATTATCACACCCCCGTTGGCGCGGCGCTGTCGAGCTACCTGACGGAAGAGCTGCGCGATGGCGGCTGGAAGCGCCTTGGCGTGTCTTGGGGCCTTACGTTGGAAAGCGCGGTGCGGCGTCTGCCCCGGCTCTCCAACCCGGCGCTGGAGGTTGTCTCCATGCTCGGTGGCACCTCGCGCGGGGCTTCCTTCAATGCCTTTTCCATCGCCTCCGGCCTCGCCGAAAAGCTGGGCGCGCAATACTCCCTGCTCACCGCGCCCGTCTACCTCTCCGAAGGGGTCGATAGGGCCGCTTTTCTGGCGCAGGAGCTCTTCGCCGCCCATTTTGCCAAGTTCGAGAATCTCGACGCCGCCGTGCTGACGGCAAGCGATGTGTCTGACAAGTCGTTCCTTGTGGCCAATGGCCTGCCCAGCGAGGTCACGGCGGCAGACCTGCGCGCGGCGGGGTCCATCGGCGATGTGCTGGGCCGCTTTCTGGGCACGGACGGCAAACCGATCGACCATCCGATTGACCGGCGCGCCATCGGCGTTTCGATGGAAACCGTCGCCCAGGTGCCGCTGAAGATCATGGCCGCCGCCGGGCCGCACAAGGCCCCGATCATCCGTGCCGCCACGCGGGCCGGGCTGGTCGATACCCTGGTAACAGATGACGTAACCGCCGAGCTGCTTTTGGCGGCGGAGGAGGAGGGCGCATGA
- a CDS encoding extracellular solute-binding protein encodes MKIAFRTGASALALCLAAGFAGAQDMTIENQDWWQEAGAKFEGVTLRGVTESTPPSNFVGDVLAPKFEELTGIRVEVETTSWDQMYDKAIKDMEAGTGIYDMVYIEQDIVYAYLARDFLVNTTKALAEKSELKAPGYDEANFTTFADNFRGAEDGDLYGIPMEAFIKIYLYRTDLFGDADIQAAFKEQTGRDLAPATTHKEYAEIAQFFTAYGEENDMDLWGTTAQAHTGHPASWYEFFESVAPTYGVFDWGINPGENYGASVENGGEMNSDAAKEALTWWLSMRDIAPPESVQSTWTEVATTFAAGRVAQGLVYGENAAWIAADETKSRVVGNVGVALPPLQEGVMAAAEAGGGYIGYYDGGAFGLPATSKNQDAALLFLQFMALPEVQEQWAMASRITLDSTYDTPMVKELDEELGGYFTMMKDQGYLFKGAPEYPFHRQVLEATAPTFYSILTGDTPVSEGLDKMAAEAEAELKTLGYRE; translated from the coding sequence ATGAAGATCGCATTTAGAACCGGCGCCTCAGCGCTGGCACTTTGCCTTGCTGCCGGCTTTGCGGGCGCACAGGACATGACCATTGAAAACCAAGACTGGTGGCAGGAGGCCGGCGCAAAGTTTGAAGGCGTCACCCTGCGCGGCGTGACGGAAAGCACCCCGCCGTCAAACTTTGTGGGCGATGTGCTCGCGCCCAAATTCGAGGAACTCACCGGCATTCGCGTGGAGGTGGAAACCACCTCTTGGGATCAGATGTATGACAAGGCGATCAAAGACATGGAGGCCGGCACCGGCATCTATGACATGGTCTATATCGAGCAGGACATCGTTTATGCCTACCTCGCCCGCGACTTTCTGGTGAACACCACCAAGGCGCTAGCCGAGAAGTCCGAGCTGAAAGCGCCGGGCTACGATGAAGCCAACTTCACCACCTTTGCCGACAACTTCCGCGGCGCCGAGGACGGCGATCTGTACGGCATTCCGATGGAAGCCTTCATCAAGATCTACCTTTACCGGACCGATCTGTTTGGGGATGCCGATATTCAGGCCGCCTTCAAGGAGCAGACGGGCCGCGACCTCGCCCCGGCCACGACCCACAAGGAATACGCCGAGATCGCGCAGTTCTTTACCGCCTATGGCGAAGAGAACGATATGGATCTCTGGGGCACCACGGCTCAGGCCCACACCGGCCACCCGGCCTCGTGGTATGAGTTCTTCGAGAGCGTCGCGCCGACCTATGGCGTCTTCGACTGGGGCATCAACCCGGGCGAGAACTACGGTGCCAGCGTTGAAAATGGCGGCGAGATGAACTCGGACGCGGCCAAGGAAGCACTGACATGGTGGCTTTCGATGCGTGACATCGCGCCGCCGGAATCGGTGCAGTCCACATGGACGGAAGTGGCCACCACCTTCGCCGCCGGGCGGGTTGCTCAGGGGCTGGTCTATGGGGAAAACGCAGCCTGGATCGCCGCTGACGAAACCAAGAGCCGTGTTGTCGGCAATGTGGGCGTGGCCCTGCCGCCGCTGCAAGAGGGTGTGATGGCCGCCGCCGAAGCTGGCGGAGGCTACATCGGCTACTACGACGGCGGTGCCTTTGGCCTGCCCGCGACCTCCAAGAACCAGGATGCGGCGCTGCTGTTCCTGCAGTTCATGGCGCTGCCCGAGGTGCAGGAGCAATGGGCGATGGCCTCGCGCATCACCCTCGACAGCACCTATGACACGCCGATGGTCAAGGAGCTCGACGAAGAGCTGGGTGGCTACTTCACCATGATGAAGGATCAGGGCTACCTGTTCAAAGGCGCGCCGGAATACCCGTTCCACCGGCAGGTGCTGGAGGCGACTGCGCCCACCTTCTACTCGATCCTCACCGGTGACACACCTGTCAGCGAAGGGCTCGACAAGATGGCCGCCGAGGCCGAGGCAGAGCTGAAGACGCTGGGCTACCGCGAGTAG
- a CDS encoding carbohydrate ABC transporter permease, which translates to MRSNRLGWWLLSPTLLVLFLFGAVPFFYVLWLAFHQWNPFATNPDIIYNGAENFRRLVFDTAFLNSLGVTVAFVVFAVLTELVIGYMLARAFMRDFPGKAIFRTIHTLPLIMAPIIVGSIWKLMTTPSIGIIPHLLDEWFGYDLNIGQSALAAFTITVIMDVWHWTPLVTLTLIAALVSLPADPFEQAQIDGANKRQIFWHITLPMIAPAVVATVFIRLMDALRTVDEVLMLTGGGPGSATRYLGVHIFKEVFPKTNYGYGSAISVIVLYLTIVVCWLLYVGMLAPRNKK; encoded by the coding sequence ATGCGTTCCAACAGATTGGGCTGGTGGCTTCTTTCGCCCACCCTGCTCGTGCTCTTCCTCTTCGGCGCGGTGCCCTTTTTCTACGTGCTGTGGCTGGCGTTCCATCAGTGGAACCCCTTCGCCACCAACCCCGACATCATCTACAACGGCGCCGAAAACTTCCGCCGCCTGGTGTTTGACACAGCCTTCCTGAATTCGCTCGGCGTCACCGTTGCCTTCGTGGTCTTCGCGGTGCTCACCGAACTGGTGATCGGCTACATGCTGGCCCGTGCCTTCATGCGCGACTTTCCCGGCAAGGCAATCTTTCGCACCATTCACACGCTGCCGCTGATCATGGCGCCGATCATCGTTGGCTCGATCTGGAAGCTGATGACCACCCCCTCGATCGGGATCATCCCGCACCTGCTGGACGAGTGGTTTGGCTATGACCTCAACATCGGCCAGTCGGCGCTTGCGGCCTTTACCATCACGGTCATCATGGATGTCTGGCACTGGACGCCGCTGGTGACGCTTACGCTCATCGCCGCGCTGGTCTCGCTGCCTGCCGACCCGTTCGAGCAGGCGCAGATCGACGGGGCGAACAAGCGCCAGATCTTCTGGCACATCACCCTGCCGATGATCGCCCCCGCCGTGGTGGCCACTGTCTTCATCCGGCTGATGGACGCGCTGCGCACGGTGGACGAGGTGTTGATGCTCACCGGCGGCGGGCCCGGCTCGGCCACGCGCTACCTTGGCGTGCACATCTTCAAGGAGGTCTTTCCGAAGACCAACTACGGCTACGGCTCGGCCATTTCGGTGATCGTGCTCTACCTCACCATCGTCGTCTGCTGGCTGCTCTACGTCGGCATGCTCGCCCCCCGGAACAAGAAGTGA
- a CDS encoding carbohydrate ABC transporter permease, translated as MKKRNPWLQTLFWVIISFLTLFPIYWLFVISVKPAVDLFSTPDIILRGAYWQNYVDVWTDRTLRGYMLNSLIISSGNALLCTTLGFFACYALTRFNLGGKESIFFWTITNRMAPPAVFLLPLFLLMTQVYRIGDFTLLDTRFGMIMVYCTFNLPFAIWTLRPTLDGIPRELDEAAYVDGASSWKVISEVVFPLCRPGLAVTLILTWVFAWNEYLLAATLTNFNARTLTTGLSEYVTTTGTEWGIMAAISVFTLIPALIVFTMVQRHIVAGLTFGAVKG; from the coding sequence ATGAAAAAGCGCAATCCATGGCTGCAAACCCTGTTTTGGGTGATTATCAGCTTCCTCACGCTGTTCCCGATCTACTGGCTCTTCGTGATCTCGGTGAAACCGGCGGTGGACCTGTTTTCGACCCCCGATATCATCCTGCGCGGGGCCTATTGGCAGAACTACGTCGACGTCTGGACCGACCGGACGCTGCGCGGCTACATGCTGAACTCACTTATCATCTCCTCGGGCAACGCGCTGCTCTGCACCACGCTCGGGTTCTTTGCCTGCTACGCGCTGACGCGCTTCAACCTTGGTGGCAAGGAGAGCATCTTTTTCTGGACCATCACCAACCGCATGGCCCCGCCCGCAGTGTTCCTGCTGCCGCTCTTTTTGCTGATGACGCAGGTTTACCGGATCGGGGATTTCACCCTGCTGGACACCCGGTTTGGCATGATCATGGTCTATTGCACCTTCAATCTGCCATTCGCCATATGGACGCTGCGGCCCACGCTGGACGGCATCCCCCGCGAGCTGGACGAAGCGGCCTATGTTGATGGCGCGTCGAGCTGGAAGGTGATTTCGGAAGTGGTCTTTCCGCTCTGTCGCCCCGGCCTTGCCGTTACGCTGATCCTGACCTGGGTCTTTGCGTGGAACGAGTATCTTCTGGCCGCCACGCTCACCAACTTTAACGCCCGCACGCTCACGACGGGGCTCAGTGAATACGTCACCACCACCGGCACAGAATGGGGGATCATGGCGGCGATCTCGGTGTTCACCCTGATCCCGGCGCTGATCGTCTTCACCATGGTGCAGCGCCATATCGTGGCCGGGCTCACCTTTGGCGCCGTGAAAGGGTGA
- a CDS encoding DUF2160 family membrane protein: MTEIDNEPIDILEEEAQPPAPPPVGFLPIETNWFDRLFISLVIWVAICLVWLRFIEPLGADLYIAHAISVAAGLYIIWKG; this comes from the coding sequence ATGACCGAGATCGACAACGAACCCATCGACATCCTCGAAGAAGAGGCGCAGCCCCCTGCCCCGCCACCCGTCGGCTTTCTGCCGATCGAGACCAACTGGTTTGACCGGCTGTTCATCTCGCTGGTGATCTGGGTGGCCATCTGCCTTGTCTGGCTGCGCTTCATCGAGCCGCTGGGGGCAGACCTTTACATCGCCCATGCCATCTCGGTGGCGGCGGGCCTCTACATCATCTGGAAAGGATAG
- a CDS encoding NAD(P)-dependent alcohol dehydrogenase: MKSLVLEQKHELSLRDFPQIDREEEVLGPRDVRIKLHTVGICGSDVHYYTHGRIGPFVVKAPMILGHEASGTVIEVGDEVRTLAVGDRVCAEPGIPDPNSRATRLGIYNVDPAVRFWATPPVHGILRPTCVHPEAFTFKLPDNVSFAEAAMVEPLAVGVHAATKARVKPGDVGVVMGAGPIGLVTALSALAAGCARVYVTDLSETKLAIAAALSPAIVPVLAPGEDLAARVLADTEGWGADVVWEATGSPKAAARVFEPLAPGGCVTLIGGQPDPISYDAGAAMVREARVENIFRYAHVFPRCLAMLSSGAIDVKPLITSTYGFDDSVAAFQRAAEAPPEEVKMQIELPQ, from the coding sequence ATGAAATCGCTGGTCTTGGAACAGAAGCACGAGCTTTCGCTGCGCGACTTCCCGCAGATCGACCGGGAGGAGGAGGTGCTGGGCCCGCGCGATGTGCGCATCAAGCTGCACACCGTCGGCATCTGCGGTTCTGACGTGCATTACTACACCCACGGGCGGATTGGGCCCTTCGTGGTGAAGGCGCCGATGATCCTCGGGCATGAGGCCTCGGGCACGGTGATCGAGGTGGGCGATGAGGTGCGCACGCTGGCGGTGGGAGACAGGGTTTGCGCCGAGCCGGGCATCCCCGATCCGAACTCCCGCGCCACGCGTCTGGGCATCTACAACGTCGACCCGGCGGTGCGCTTTTGGGCCACGCCGCCGGTGCACGGCATCCTGCGGCCAACCTGCGTGCACCCTGAGGCCTTCACCTTCAAACTGCCCGACAACGTTAGCTTTGCCGAGGCGGCCATGGTGGAGCCGCTGGCGGTTGGGGTGCATGCGGCCACCAAGGCCCGGGTCAAACCGGGGGATGTGGGCGTTGTGATGGGGGCTGGGCCGATTGGGCTTGTCACCGCGCTTTCGGCGCTGGCGGCGGGCTGCGCCCGGGTTTACGTCACCGACCTTTCGGAGACAAAGCTGGCCATCGCCGCCGCTCTCAGCCCGGCCATCGTGCCGGTGCTGGCCCCGGGCGAAGACCTTGCGGCACGCGTGCTGGCAGACACCGAGGGCTGGGGCGCGGATGTGGTTTGGGAGGCGACCGGCTCGCCCAAGGCGGCGGCGCGCGTCTTCGAGCCACTGGCCCCGGGCGGCTGCGTGACGCTCATTGGCGGCCAGCCCGACCCGATCAGCTATGACGCCGGCGCGGCCATGGTGCGCGAGGCCCGTGTGGAGAACATCTTTCGCTATGCCCATGTCTTCCCGCGCTGCCTCGCCATGCTTTCCTCGGGTGCGATCGACGTGAAACCCCTGATTACCAGCACATATGGCTTCGACGACAGCGTCGCCGCCTTCCAGCGGGCCGCCGAGGCACCGCCGGAAGAGGTGAAGATGCAGATCGAACTGCCGCAATGA
- a CDS encoding ABC transporter ATP-binding protein, translating into MADVKIDNVIKRYGSVQVMHGVSAQIEDGEFVVLVGPSGCGKSTLLRMLAGLEEISGGEISIGGRVVNDIAPKERDIAMVFQSYALYPHKTVADNIGFPLKMAKRPKEEVREKVEHAAAILDLTKYLKRFPKELSGGQRQRVAMGRAIVRDPQVFLFDEPLSNLDAKLRVTMRVEIKELHQRLGTTIVYVTHDQIEAMTMADKIVVMRDGRVEQIGAPLELYDRPESVFVAGFIGSPSMNFVHGKIAGTGDARHFVSDDGMALPVPDMPLEEGQPVTYGIRPEDIEIGPGGTPVKVVVVEPTGSETQVFARAGKDLIDAVVKERLQARPGEEIGFIIDPAKVHLFDRNTEKHL; encoded by the coding sequence GTGGCTGACGTGAAAATCGACAATGTGATCAAGCGATACGGCAGCGTGCAGGTGATGCACGGGGTCTCGGCGCAGATCGAAGACGGCGAGTTTGTGGTGCTCGTGGGCCCCTCGGGTTGCGGCAAATCCACCCTGCTGCGCATGCTCGCGGGGCTGGAGGAGATCTCGGGCGGCGAGATTTCCATCGGGGGCCGGGTTGTTAACGACATCGCGCCCAAGGAGCGCGACATTGCAATGGTGTTCCAGAGCTACGCGCTCTACCCGCACAAAACCGTGGCCGACAATATCGGCTTTCCGCTCAAGATGGCGAAGCGACCGAAGGAGGAGGTGCGCGAGAAGGTTGAGCATGCGGCGGCCATTCTCGACCTGACAAAGTATCTCAAACGCTTCCCCAAGGAGCTTTCAGGCGGGCAGCGCCAGCGGGTTGCGATGGGCCGCGCCATCGTGCGCGATCCGCAGGTGTTTCTGTTCGATGAGCCGCTCTCGAACCTCGATGCCAAGCTGCGGGTGACGATGCGGGTTGAAATCAAGGAGTTGCACCAGCGGCTGGGAACCACCATCGTCTACGTGACCCACGATCAGATCGAGGCAATGACCATGGCAGACAAGATCGTCGTCATGCGGGACGGGCGGGTGGAGCAGATTGGCGCGCCACTTGAGCTTTATGACCGGCCGGAAAGCGTTTTCGTTGCCGGGTTCATCGGCTCGCCTTCGATGAACTTCGTTCACGGCAAGATTGCCGGCACTGGCGACGCCCGCCACTTTGTTTCCGATGACGGGATGGCGCTGCCGGTGCCCGATATGCCGCTCGAAGAGGGCCAGCCCGTGACCTATGGCATCCGCCCCGAGGATATCGAGATCGGGCCGGGAGGCACCCCGGTGAAGGTGGTGGTGGTGGAGCCGACCGGCTCGGAGACACAGGTGTTTGCCCGCGCGGGCAAGGATTTGATCGACGCCGTGGTGAAGGAACGCCTTCAGGCGCGACCCGGCGAAGAGATCGGCTTTATCATCGACCCGGCGAAGGTGCACCTCTTTGACAGAAACACCGAGAAGCACCTGTGA
- a CDS encoding HAD family phosphatase, with product MSDSDVHNIRAIIFDLDGCLVDSEPHSLEAIATEMRAVGVEDARAEDIRRDYLGVSMTDICRDITRRIGRDVPADFVDRVETGLFAVYAEKLTQIDGATRLLDRLSEAGLPTAIATGGSVRRMRETLRLGGLAAYFEGRAFSAETVERGKPAPDLFLLAARELGVAPEQCAVLEDSPHGIEGARAAGMHPVGFVGGGHLDPIRESHRARLLEAGAAQVVDTLEAAFPALTRRTSA from the coding sequence GTGAGCGACAGCGACGTGCATAACATCAGGGCAATAATTTTTGACCTCGACGGATGCCTCGTGGACAGCGAGCCGCATTCGCTGGAGGCGATTGCGACAGAAATGCGCGCCGTGGGCGTGGAGGATGCGCGGGCCGAGGACATTCGGCGCGACTATCTCGGCGTGTCGATGACCGATATCTGCCGCGACATCACCCGGCGCATTGGCCGCGATGTGCCCGCTGATTTCGTTGACCGCGTGGAGACCGGTCTGTTTGCGGTTTATGCCGAGAAGCTCACGCAGATTGACGGCGCCACCCGCCTGCTCGACCGCTTGAGCGAGGCAGGGCTGCCCACCGCCATTGCCACTGGTGGCTCGGTGCGGCGGATGCGCGAAACCCTGCGTCTTGGCGGGTTGGCCGCGTATTTTGAGGGCCGTGCGTTCAGCGCCGAGACGGTGGAGCGCGGCAAGCCTGCGCCCGATCTCTTTTTGCTGGCAGCGCGTGAGCTTGGCGTTGCCCCAGAGCAATGCGCCGTGCTGGAGGACTCGCCCCATGGCATCGAAGGGGCACGCGCCGCCGGGATGCACCCGGTCGGCTTTGTCGGCGGCGGGCATCTTGACCCGATCCGCGAGAGCCACCGCGCACGGCTGCTGGAGGCAGGCGCGGCGCAGGTGGTTGATACGCTTGAGGCTGCCTTTCCCGCGCTGACGCGCAGAACAAGCGCCTGA
- the xylB gene encoding xylulokinase has translation MSYLGIDLGTSGLRALLVDDTGAPIGATEASYPVHHPHSGWSEQDPADWVEALEKAIGTLRAQYPAFAALRGIGVAGQMHGATLLDADDKVLRRCILWNDSRSHEEAARLDAVPGVRAHSGNVVFAGFTAPKLEWVRKHEPEIFGRTAKVLLPAGFLNLYLTGEHVADMSDSAGTSWLDTGARGWSDALLEAGHMRRDQMPRLVEGCEAAGMLRPDLARAWGLTHPVIVTGGAGDNAAAACGIGAMQEGQGFVSLGTSGVLLTARNGYAPAPETAVHTFCHAVPGRWYQMGVMLSATDSLNWLSSITQTRPSELSAALGDALQPPGPVRFLPYLSGERTPHNDAAIRASFTGIGADCTREGLTRAVMEGVAFALRENLEALRATGANPSELIAIGGGTRSHYWLKLIATTLGIPLVLPADGEFGAALGAARLATLAPTGEAMETVMQPPDRGQRIDPVTGLRDSFDDAFGRFRTAYRATRDIQ, from the coding sequence ATGAGCTATCTTGGCATCGACCTTGGAACCTCCGGACTGCGCGCCCTGCTTGTCGATGACACAGGCGCTCCGATCGGTGCCACGGAGGCCAGCTATCCGGTGCACCACCCGCACTCCGGCTGGTCGGAACAAGACCCTGCCGATTGGGTCGAGGCGTTGGAAAAAGCCATTGGCACCCTGCGCGCGCAATACCCGGCCTTTGCCGCCCTGCGCGGCATTGGCGTTGCCGGGCAGATGCACGGGGCCACGCTGCTCGACGCGGATGACAAGGTGTTGCGGCGCTGCATTTTGTGGAACGACAGCCGCTCGCACGAGGAAGCCGCCCGGCTTGACGCGGTGCCGGGCGTGCGGGCTCATTCGGGCAATGTCGTGTTTGCCGGGTTCACCGCGCCCAAGCTGGAGTGGGTCCGCAAGCACGAGCCGGAGATTTTCGGCCGCACGGCGAAGGTCTTGCTGCCTGCGGGGTTTCTGAACCTTTATCTCACCGGCGAACATGTGGCCGACATGTCCGACAGTGCGGGCACCTCATGGCTCGACACCGGGGCGCGCGGCTGGTCTGACGCGCTGCTGGAGGCCGGGCACATGCGGCGGGATCAGATGCCACGGCTGGTGGAGGGCTGCGAGGCTGCGGGCATGTTGCGCCCCGATCTGGCCCGCGCATGGGGGCTGACGCACCCGGTTATCGTGACCGGCGGCGCGGGCGACAATGCTGCCGCCGCCTGCGGGATTGGCGCGATGCAGGAGGGGCAGGGTTTTGTCTCTCTTGGCACCTCGGGGGTGTTGCTGACCGCGCGCAACGGCTACGCGCCCGCGCCGGAAACCGCCGTGCACACCTTTTGCCACGCGGTGCCGGGGCGCTGGTATCAGATGGGAGTAATGCTTTCGGCCACCGATAGCCTCAACTGGCTCTCCAGCATCACCCAGACCCGCCCCTCCGAGCTTTCTGCAGCCCTTGGCGACGCGTTGCAGCCGCCGGGGCCGGTGCGCTTTTTGCCCTACCTGTCGGGCGAGCGAACGCCCCATAACGACGCGGCGATCCGAGCCAGTTTTACCGGGATCGGGGCGGACTGCACGCGCGAGGGCCTGACCCGCGCCGTGATGGAGGGCGTGGCCTTTGCCCTGCGCGAAAACCTCGAAGCCCTGCGCGCCACAGGTGCCAACCCCTCCGAACTGATCGCAATCGGGGGCGGCACCCGTTCGCACTATTGGCTCAAACTCATTGCGACGACGCTCGGCATTCCTCTTGTCTTGCCTGCGGATGGCGAATTTGGCGCCGCACTCGGCGCAGCGCGTCTTGCCACGCTGGCCCCCACAGGAGAGGCGATGGAAACGGTCATGCAGCCGCCAGACCGGGGGCAGCGGATTGATCCGGTGACCGGCCTGCGTGACAGCTTCGATGACGCCTTCGGGCGGTTCAGAACCGCCTATAGGGCCACGCGAGACATTCAGTAG